The DNA segment TCCCCAAGTCATTACCCTTCTTCCCTACTACAACTAACTCTCTTTTGGAGCTTGTGCTAAACAAATAATATGATTACGTTATAAATGGGGTTGGGGATTTCGTCTCGATGGATACCGGGAATTCCTAATCATTTTCTTTATAGGTTGGAGATGGGGGGGAAAAATTCTCTAGAGAGGGGATGGCAGAAACGGGATTTCTATTCCATCCTCATCCGCATCATATCTTTACTGGAATTTCTATAAaagtaatatatttatataaatttttaaatatggataattattatttgtttttatatttaattatatttgtctAATTGTATTAtatgataaaatttaaattttattaaagaaaTACCATTTAGATTTTGAGTAATGGGAAATAGAGATTTGTATTTCTACGGGAATGGGAATGAGGACAATTTTTACCTCATTTCTTAAACAGAGATGAGAGAAACACTCTTCAATTTCACTTCACCTGATTTATACAGTTGTTAAATTAGTTATATTTaatcaattttataaattttaagtattaaaacTTAGGGGTCcacgtggtcggttaaccacACCATTAAAGTTAATTCGATCGGTTAACCATTTGATCGGGTTTTTTCAACACACTAACCATACACTGGTCCACCAAATTATGTTAATCACTAATCGGTTAATCAATTATTTCGGTCGATTAAccttttatttcagtttctaaccattagtaaataaaaataaaaataaaaaagaattctAATTTCTATTATGAGTGAGATGGCAGGTCAATGGCGAGTTAAAGAGATTAGCGATGGAGAGAGATGTGAGTGCATTGTGTTTATGTGGACTATGGACTGGAGAGTGACGGAGATGAAGAAGACGACATAAACTGGAAAAgatgaactaagtaaaaatgaaaaaataatatgTTGATAGATTATAAATCAGCAATTTTGTTTTCTGCTACATGTTCACGTTTAAGTGTCCATGTTGTGTTGTTTTTAGGAAAAATTCGATCTTGGTCATTtggtcattttttattaattgttgtTGATTATCATTTTATGTTCGATGACTATTGATTAATccttattattttaaaattttagtttctTCTACTTGATTAATGAATTATGCTTAATTGAATCTTCAATGAAAAGTATGCTTTGAAATTTTATACATAGATTGAGATGGCTTTAtacattcttcaattttttacaTTATATAAAATTTCTTTTCatacttgaattttttttccaaatttacGACGGAATTGTAAAACAAAAGCCAcctattttttttccaaaagagGAAAAGGAGTTGATCTTCtagtatataattatatataaaaatataaataaataaatataattttatattttttaatatttaattgacaTTCGGTTGGTTTCAGTTAACCGCGATTTTTGAAATACTAAAACTGTAACCATAAccattaaccattatttttaaaattaaaaaccgtacactaaCTCATTAGTTTCAATTAACCTTATTTGCAGTTCATTTCGGTTTGATTTATGGATTGTTTTGTACACCCTATTAAAACTGAATGTGTTTTAACTAATTTATGAAATATTACCAAACGTTAAATATAAACTTATTGGATAAATATGAACTCATTAGATATCCAGTCACTActgttttatatataatatatatataatgtcataataaaacaacaaaatagtTGAATCCCGTTGAAAAACCACCGCAATCCATTTTTCATATGTAAGTTCTCCCAAACATTTGGATCTGccgaatcttttttttttttaccaaacgcGCATTTTCCGCTCTTATTATAAATAAAGCATAGAAATAGAACCTCCAACAATACAACATTAAACAGCCATTAAAACTGTAAACCATACGAATTAAAACAGGTTTAAAATGAATTCTAGTTTATTCCTTATTAAAATGGCAAGTAAATAGTTCAGCACCAGTGTCATTACAGACCCCATAAAATCTTCCTTAAGCTAGCAGAAAGAAAATACAAGCCCTGTGATTTATATCATCGTGGCAAGTTAATAAGAAAGATAGATTGTTTCTTGTACATTTCCGGAAGCACGTAGCCAAGCTGGATCTGCAGCTCCAAGTAGAGACCGACCTGTCAAACAACAAAATGATCCATCCACACACTGCATCACAATAATCATCAATTTAGGAGTCAATATCACAATAATCATCATCTTCAGTCGACCGACAGCTCAGTCCAATGCTCCGATCCACAGTAAGCATAAATCAGCACTTGCTTCCGACAGCATCAAGATCATGTAAACTGTCAAACATCTCAATACTAAACCAGACAAAGTCATTCTCATCATTAGCAACAACTGAAATCCAAATCAGCACTTGCCTCCGACAGCATCAAGCTCGTGTAAACTGTCAAACATCTCAATACTAAACCAGACAAAGTCATTCTCGTCATTAGCAACACTGAAATCCACTAAGGTGCGGAGCTGAATATATCATAACACTTCGATCCAGATTTGCATGCCACTTCTCAACATTGCTTATCAAGAAGTGCATTCTTCATCATACTTAATACCATGCCACATTATAAGAAAAACCAGATTGTAAGAGCCTCGAATGTCAAGAGGTGAGGAAACAGCTTGTGACCCTCGCCTTTCTagcttttttttgttatttctttatttttttattttttttatttccaagttttCCACAACACAGAATAAGGCAGTCAGTCGAATCTGCAACCGAGACAGCAAGAATCCCACATATGCTCTACCAGAGGGCGATCAACAAACTCATAAGCCAAAAACAAGACATAAAGGAACTATAACCATTAATAGCTGCCTCCACTTTCTCCTTAGAATCTAAATTACCAATTGGGCACATCTCAACAATAATACGAAACCAGAATGTAGACACCAGCATCCGTCCCTAGCCATGAACACGATGACTACAACCAGTGTCATGGAGAGCAGGAGTCATGGGATGGCTAATCTTCCTCTCCTGCTTCTCCTGGCATTTCAAAAGTTGCTTGCAGCAATCTGAGCAATCAGAACAAAGCAATTCAAGGCAGAAAGTCTCCTCATATTCGCTGTCATTAATACACCGCCCACATTGAACACAGCGAGCAATACAAAGTGTACATGCCCTGCATGTCTGGGGGGAATTATCTTTTTGCTGACAACCCTCAGCAGGGCAATCATACACTAACCTCAGGTTCTGGCATCTCGGACACGCCTCAATATCAATAATACAATCGTCGTCGCATGACAGATAAAAGTTTCCTCTCCGATAAAAATGTGGCTTTCGTGGATTCTGCTGGTCGCGCTCATCCACGCCCAACAAGAACTTGAGCTCTTCAAAATGCTTCTGGGTCACTCCATAGAGCCCACCAATCCTTAAATGCTTCACGCCCTGCATGCCAGTAGTTCTGAACGCCTTTAAGCTGGTTACTATGCCCTCAATGCTGAGCTTTGTACATCCAGGCACACTCAACTGGATAAAGGAAGAAATATTAGGGACCAATCAAGTCAGatataaaagggaaaaaaataagTTCATGCTAAGTATTTGATGCAGACAATATAGAGTAGATGCCTCCATTATGAAAGTTGCAATAAACCAGGAATCATTGAATGGGTAACCCGAAAGACAATATCATCATAATCGATCATAACAACACACTGGAGGTCAATCTCAAACAAAGGTGGTAAGAGTACACGAACATGTGTGTTTTTCTAATGCCCAAGTTatcatctttttatttttattcaaatgCATACAGTTACCACACATTGGCAATCAagaaaaatttgacaaaaatttagaaCTATTGAAAATATAATGCAGTCATTTCAGTCATCACATCAAAAGAAACAACTCGAAGATCCCAACCAATCAACTAAAGGCCCAATATCAGATATTCAGTTTGTCTGTCATACAACAGTTGTTTAAGACAACAAATTTCTAAAGAAGATTTAGGAAAATTATAGCTAAAAGGCAAAGATGTTGAATACTACGTGTCATAATCCTCTCCAGATAATTTAGTTAGAGCTCTAGAATCTGTATTAATAACAGTTAACTTCCCTATCCATAAACAGATAAGTTGCAGAGATATAAGAAGAGAATTTTGCTATCTCTAGTCATGCATGAGTTCGGACTTAGTTGACAGATATAGAGCAATCCAAGAATTGGAAGCTAAGAATGTCTCTAGAATAAAATGGTGCAAAGACATCATTATCATCAGATCAATAAAACAATATGATTCATTTGCAACTGACAGATATCAAATTAGCAATCTTAATCTTTAATTTAAATGAACAATAGATAATATTCAGAAAGACAATTAGGAAAAACTCACAGTAGTCAGCCTTGGATTAGTATCGAGGACTTTTTTCAATCCATCATCAGTAATCCTTGGACACTCAACGAGGCTCAAGCACTGTAAGTTACCTTGAGCCCTGTTAGTTAATTGCAAAAGGACATCATCAGTGATCTTCTCATTTAATGGTTGATCTATGTGAATGCTTCTCCACAATAGAGGATCACTTCGAACAGTACATCGCAGTGATTTGCAAACTTGTTCCACAACCAAAAGATCTCGCACACCGAGATAACTAAGAGAAAAAGCCAAAGCAGCATGAGGAGATCCTCCATCTCCATCAGAAGATAATTCACCACCCTCTTGAAACACTCCACTTTTATGAACCACAGCACTAgcacttttatttgatattaattCATTCCCAAAACTTAAAATATCATCTATATTGAAAGCCATTCCAAGTGTGCCATGGCTAGATGCATCCCCTACTTCTGAGCACCCATCACCGAATCCGCCCATGGTATTCCAGCTATTGTCAAAACTCATGCTCCCAGGGAAACTTTGGAATCTTATCGCATTATTCCAAATGAAATTCAGACCAGCAAACAACTGATAATTCCCATCACTCGTGGAACCCTGATCCCTTCCGTAACCTCCATAGTCTGCCTCCAAATCCTCAAGCCAACCCGTAATTGCAGTAAATGTGGTGCTTATGTCC comes from the Euphorbia lathyris chromosome 5, ddEupLath1.1, whole genome shotgun sequence genome and includes:
- the LOC136229078 gene encoding F-box protein SKIP14; amino-acid sequence: MALNFSRRPLFPGHLPEDSLVSPMRIANGYLVESKPEKVENCFDYGRDKSDRCGSQDSVNKDILDLLPSDPFGMDISTTFTAITGWLEDLEADYGGYGRDQGSTSDGNYQLFAGLNFIWNNAIRFQSFPGSMSFDNSWNTMGGFGDGCSEVGDASSHGTLGMAFNIDDILSFGNELISNKSASAVVHKSGVFQEGGELSSDGDGGSPHAALAFSLSYLGVRDLLVVEQVCKSLRCTVRSDPLLWRSIHIDQPLNEKITDDVLLQLTNRAQGNLQCLSLVECPRITDDGLKKVLDTNPRLTTLSVPGCTKLSIEGIVTSLKAFRTTGMQGVKHLRIGGLYGVTQKHFEELKFLLGVDERDQQNPRKPHFYRRGNFYLSCDDDCIIDIEACPRCQNLRLVYDCPAEGCQQKDNSPQTCRACTLCIARCVQCGRCINDSEYEETFCLELLCSDCSDCCKQLLKCQEKQERKISHPMTPALHDTGCSHRVHG